caaggcaggactaagtattaccccTAGTTTCCCCTAAAGCCCCACACTAGAatccatatggggtatcatcaaacagttataacccatatttgatggggaccacatcctaacgaaatctttcccaaaccctgcttctggccttcaaacaaccgtCCAACTTTGTCTTGCTCATCCAGTAGCTAGCTCCCCACCAATcgggacacaccaactcaaagtgacaacagatgcaaaaccatcagacatatctccactgctacaatggtTAATATCACCCACAATACACCTGTCTGGCACATATAAAACCCATGAATCTTATCGCAACTTGTGGTGTACCTCGACTATTCTGTGCATGAAATCAATTGctacgctctcaaatgaactccaacagaaaaataagacacaaataccatatcacctgtgggcaaacacttttcataaAGCAATCActtcatatctgacctctcaatcttcatcctcaaaggaaacctgcacacctTCAAAAGGCAAACCTGGGAACTTAAATGCATAACTCTGCTAGATGCTAAAGTCCATGGACTCTGAGAGACTGctttacaacaatttgtaacacactgCACTGCCTGCCAACTCTTAATTGCCTCCTACTTTTTAAGAAGTCTCCTACAGCATGTGTGAACCtgttatgcttaacaatctgcccCAACTTGTATTTGGGTTAGCCACTTCTGTTACCTTCCCTAGActtgaagatgagctctgtgaagctcgaaATCTTGTAGTctgcaccaacagaagctgatccaataaaagataccttACTTTACTTACACTGGTCCCATTTTATGAGACAGTATGGCTACAGCAACGCTACAATCAAATTAGAGGTGGAATAACTTACCAGTTCAGAGGGGGTTAGTCTCAGGTGGTAAAATGTCTTTAGTCTCTGAAAGGTCATGGTTTATTCTTGAccactttaaaatgtttaagttttaaatattttgtactgTAGCTTCTAAGTCATGTGTGTTTTTCCCTCCTCAGATTGGCCGGTCAACAGAAAGCCCTATAGACTTCGTAGTGACAGATACTGTTCCTGGAAGTCAGAGTAATTCAGATACACAGTCCGTACAGAGCACTATATCAAGGTTTGCTTGCAGAATCATATGTGAACGGAACCCTCCTTTTACAGCAAGAATATACGCTGCGGGATTTGACTCATCGAAAAACATCTTTCTTGGGGTAAAGAGACACATTCTCTTCCCAGCTCAGTGCAGGCTTATATTTAAACTAGTTTATACCTCAGAATAACAGATGAATGGAAGTTCTGTCTTTGTCATTCCTCATAGGAAAAAGCTGCCAAGTGGAAGACATCcgatggacagatggatgggtTAACCACAAATGGAGTTCTTGTTATGCATCCGCGCAATGGATTTACTGAAGACTCCAAACCAGGGGTATGGAGGGAGATATCTGTGTGTGGAAATGTGTTCAGCCTCCGTGAAACCAGATCAGCTCAGCAGAGGGGAAAAATGGTAAGTGTAGTGAATAACATTTTATGCTGCATAATTGATACAGATACATTGTTTAAGGCTGTACCTAGGGCTACATAAGGGCCAGAGTATGCTTGATTGACTTAAACAGTATAGGGCCTTACTCTGTTTTTAGTGACTGCTCATGGAGTAAGATGCTACTCAACCCGAGTAAgactggcagaatctggccctaaatcattcatttattgtatgtctacactgctgtgcTAAATTTAGTGGCCCAGTCTAGCATGTTGGTCTGTGAGCAGTGGAAGCTTTGCTACATCATGATGTGggctttttaaaagtttttaaaattatttcctaACCCTCCCTTTTCACTTGCATCTTTACTCACATTTTTCtcattttgtgggggaggggaattcccACAGTTCTTTGGATGTTTCAGAGTTAATGTAATGTAAACCTTGCTCTAGAAAGATGCATGAGATATAAAACCAGACTTGTCTtgatatgacttttttttttcctgagtaaaaatttttttaaatcagatgttTTACTTGTTTTAAGTTGTGGTGCATTTGTTTAGGAAAGATGGTGtgctgattgtgtgtgtgtttgtttgcataCACTACTACTAACTTAAAACTAATGTTGCTTGCTCCCATGGCAAACTATTGCTCTTTCTTTAATCGACTTAGCTGGATGCATGATCAGGAAGGAGCTCATGATGATTAGGCATGTGGGTGCTTTTGTTGGCTTCAGTTTTAGGGTCCTGAACTTGAGACATAGTTAAaggtgcctgattttcaaataATTCTGAGCACCTACCCTCTAAATATCAAGCTCTTTCAGATCTCagattgagcacccaaaatcactgctAGTTGAAACTCTTGGCCGGAGCTCCCTAGCCAGGTTTTACAGTTGTTTTCTTCAAAATCTATACAGCCAGTTTGAGTAACTTTGTGATCTGTGTGCATTTCCATCCCAGGTTGAGAATGAAACCAACCAACTCCAAGATGGTTCATTAATCGATCTGTGTGGAGCAACGATGCTGTGGCGAACTGCCGAAGGCCTTTCACGCACTCCTACGGTGAAGCACTTGGAAGCTCTAAGACAAGAAATAAATGCCGCCAGGCCTCAGTGCCCTGTAGGGTTTAACACATTAGCATTTCCTAGTATGAAGAGGAAAGATGTTGTAGATGAAAAGCAACCGTGGGTGTATCTGAACTGTGGCCACGTACACGGCTATCACAACTGGGGAAACAAAGAGGAAAGAGATGGGAAGGATAGAGAATGTCCCATGTGCCGCTCTATTGGCCCCTATGTGCCTCTGTGGCTTGGATGTGAAGCTGGATTTTATGTAGATGCAGGACCTCCAACTCATGCGTTCAGCCCATGTGGACATGTGTGCTCAGAAAAAACAACTGCATATTGGTCCCAAATTCCTCTTCCTCATGGTACTCACACTTTTCATGCAGCCTGTCCGTTCTGTGCACATCAGCTGGCTGGCGAACAGGGTTACATCAGACTTATTTTCCAAGGACCTCTTGACTAATACGCGTGTCTCTCAGGACTTCATTAAATTTATAAGCTAAGCAATTCTGATTTTAAACAAACTGTCTATTTCATATTCTCTGGGTTTTGACAGTTTGcattaaaatgaagatttttttgttttgttttgttatagcAGCTAAATCCCTTTCTAGATGAGGAAAAGCCTGGAAACAACGAGATTatggggaggaaagggaaagtTCCTGACTTTGTTTAATGTCTACTTTTGGAGAAGGGGAGGGAATTTATGCATAGCGAAATTCAATGCCTTCAATTTAATGTTTTTGAATGACATGTCCTTGGTGTGTTAAAAGTtgcttttgggggggggcggtgtatAACTGTGGGTAAATGTGGTCAGTTCAAAGGACATTAGTTTACAGCTTGGATGCAAACATTGTAAAATATAGCAACATGTATATTAACTTTTTCTATTTATCTTTATTATTGAAATTATCTTATGGCATTTTGATAGAGGAGGAGCATGGTAGTAGTGTGTGAAATCCATTGACTGGATGCATAGAATAGTCCTTGATGGAGGAAGGTTAGAAGAAAACTGTAGaagtacctttttaaaatctagagTACTATTGAGTTCTTAGAGTAGCCGaatgctttttaaacaaaattaatgcaaattacattggtgtaaaaaTATGCTTTAAACTCACACAAGATAATTATgatggactttttaaaatgtctgtccaTTGGGTAGGACTATAATAAAAGAACTGGTCACAGGAAAACATTTACCTGATTCTTTGAATATGCAATTTTAAACTAGTTTAAGGATTTTTCTCCTTCTGTTAACTAATCTTTTATTTACCATTAGCAATGTTtgaggttttttatttatttaaacaacaaaaaacgAACAGCCAAGACTCATCTGTTCTTCACTGTTAGAATAGAAAAAAGCCATGAATTAGCCAGAAAGCTGTGTtcaatttaaagaaaattattcaTTCTGCTTTTAGTCTAATCCCTTAATTTGTATGCAGGGTGGGTAGATGGCACACTGGCTTCATACACTTTGCCTTTCAGCTCCACGGAGCTGGGTACAAATATGTATTTAGGTGACAATTGAAGACATTGCAGCCTTGGAGCTAAGATGTTTGTCCACATCCCCAAACCATCATGTAAACTGGCACAATTGGCAGTCTGTGCTCAGGAAGAGCTCCGATTGAGTTGTATTCATGGCGCTTGAGGTGGAGGAAGCTTGCAGAAAAGTTACTCACACCATGGCTGATTAAGTCCGTTTTTAGTCTCACTTTCAATATCCCTCCCTCAAAATGCTCCTCTTTCtttgcccctccaccctccccgccaccaccaccaaTCCCTTACCAGAAAAGGCCAGTGCATTACATGGAATTTGAGGCTAATCCACCATGCTTTGTGACAAACATTCAAATAATCCTTTTAGGATTGAGgtaagcttttttttaaactagctttTTAAACTGGTTTCTCTACTTTGGATTGGAAATATGTACGGTATAAACTGATAGTAGCAAATTCCCGTACTCTGTAGCATAGCTTTAATTTATCCTATCACAAAGCTGTTCTGAACTTTCCTTGATAAAAACAAACTGAATTGTGTTTAGAAGTCATGAATTATTTACTGTCAAGAAttctttctccattttaaaaagatacGTATATATATTGTTTGGTTCACTCAGGAAATGTATGTGTCAGGAAACCTGTATTATAAGTTCAAGTAGCTGTCATGTATAAGTAACTGCTGTTACACCATTTCAAAGAAATATAAttgattttgacatttttccGGTTTCATGCATTAAGTAATGAGACTTATGCAACAAGGAATCCCTGTATTGTAGTTGTTCTAATCATTTATATTCAGACTATATATACTgtagtttaatttttattttcaaattaatttattCAAACTATGTGAGTAAACACTTTTCAAAAATAGAAATTACAGAGTTGCCTATTGCTCTGTTGCATTTGTTTCTGCTCATATGGAAAAGATTTAACAAAGATGGAAAGGTtacagtacttttaaaaatgactgtTCAGAAAATATCTCCTTCACTTCAAGCATGTTAGTTTCACTTGTATTGAGAGcagagaaatctgatgagatgaCCATCAGGGGTTTGAGATTTGGCATGTTCATGGCTTGACtagcacctccctccctccctccacatgGAGGGGATCTCCCTCCAAATTTTGGCAAGGATGAGAAAGAGTGATAATTACTCGCCATCTTCCCTCCTTGGCACTTCATTCAGAGGAGGACAATATGGGCGGTACAGCTCTGCACTGCACCCAGACTCCAAAGTGGAAATccaggcagaggtaaaaaggcatACCTCCCTCTGCATCTTCTTGGGCATATCTGACTGCTACCCCCAATGTGGTCTGAGTAAAAAGTAAAAGCCTAATTACAGCAAAaccagcttttaaaataaaactgacagGTTCTTCTGCCCCCTGgggcaccagcctgggctcccttatactgtcctgctgagccaggccctcaagcctcctccagcacacacacacaggtagggacacacccagcttcagaacagaaagacacagacactgaaatcagctctgcatggaaaggggtcagctaaggaactgcccagatACTCCAGTGCACAAACCCCCTTGGAGTGCAAACCCAAAACTGCAGTCTTGCACGTTGTTTTCCAGTGGTGttgtctcttcctcttcccttatccccacccccaccccttcccccgggCCTGTGGAAGAATACTGGTATTctatcatggagtccagtaccaggtgacatgatcacatgaccctgcagtgtcaaagcagccatgtGTCAAAGGCCATTTATAGTatcccaggaaggtgggagattagcgtcttcaaagacctattgttctccctaatggtccATTGACTGGTCCCCATCTAGTCAGTCTAAccagccagactgattgcattctgtctggtgggcgttccccaggtgcaaacGCTTTTGTGGTACAGAtgtatagtcaatattcctaaatttagatacagaaatcatgtatgcatacaaataggataatcatattcagcagatcataaccatTCCAATGATATCTCTCATGCCTTATCGTGCACAAAACATCATAGTTTTGCTATAATCAtataatatttctatgaagaatatggggtgtagcgTCACAACAACAAAACTTTCATTTTCCACGTAATCAATAAGGATGATTGTTCCCTCTAGTCCTGATTCTGGTGCTGGCAGTGAGGATATGAAAATCGGAGAAGGAAACTATTGAAAAATTTAAAGAAGTTTGCCATTAAATCACTTTGTATAGGTACCTTTTTCAAAATCATTCCAAACTATAAAGGGAGCTGAGGGTGACATGTTCACCTTTGGTGACTACACTTGCAGTGTGGAGGATACAcatagctacacactgcagtgaaaagcaggctgtatCCACACTGGTATGTAGCCACACGGGGCAGTgagaggctctggcagggggaggaggtggggaaaggctcctgcagctctcagcagctgggaaaggctcccgccgtgggacactacactgctaaataTAGCAGTGTGGACAAGGGAGGCACTGTTTGGATTCATAGAGCGCCCTGTAGGGTGTGTACCCTATGGTTCTGGCATGTCTTTACTTGCCtgagcagtgcctcaccatctatgCTGCCGTTTATACCTCTGCTAGCTAAGTGTGCAGTGTGTGTACTTTACATGCTGCCGTAAGTGTCAGCATAGCCTTTGTGTTTTGTGGGAGAGAAGCTGGCAGTAGGGGCATTCACGATTACAGTAGCGCTTCCATATGCAATGGACTttaatgtgttttgtttgttgcCCTGAATGTTACACATTGGCAGCAGCTTAGTTATGCTTATAGCTTTAAGAAGATCACATTTTTATCCACGCTGCTCTTCTGGTGTTGGGAGAAAACCCTTCTGAATGAGGATGAGAACTGCAGCTTGGGTAGAACAAACTCTTGCTGT
This genomic window from Eretmochelys imbricata isolate rEreImb1 chromosome 3, rEreImb1.hap1, whole genome shotgun sequence contains:
- the PELI1 gene encoding E3 ubiquitin-protein ligase pellino homolog 1, translated to MFSPDQENHPSKTPVKYGELIVLGYNGSLPNGDRGRRKSRFALFKRPKANGVKPSTVHIACTPQAAKAISNKDQHSISYTLSRAQTVVVEYTHDSNTDMFQIGRSTESPIDFVVTDTVPGSQSNSDTQSVQSTISRFACRIICERNPPFTARIYAAGFDSSKNIFLGEKAAKWKTSDGQMDGLTTNGVLVMHPRNGFTEDSKPGVWREISVCGNVFSLRETRSAQQRGKMVENETNQLQDGSLIDLCGATMLWRTAEGLSRTPTVKHLEALRQEINAARPQCPVGFNTLAFPSMKRKDVVDEKQPWVYLNCGHVHGYHNWGNKEERDGKDRECPMCRSIGPYVPLWLGCEAGFYVDAGPPTHAFSPCGHVCSEKTTAYWSQIPLPHGTHTFHAACPFCAHQLAGEQGYIRLIFQGPLD